One Kribbella sp. NBC_00662 genomic region harbors:
- a CDS encoding ABC transporter permease, producing MNDFVGTGTLVRLALRRDRLLIPIWIVVFVISAAGSAKASIDLYSDQNALVEAARTSNASPALVSLYGRIFDESSLGEVSLFKLTAFGALLVGLLAGILVVRHTRTEEESGRLELLSAGVLGRYAALTAALIVSAGTVIVLGLVTALALMGSGLDTKGSFAFGLMWAGAGLAFAGVGAVTAQITESARAANGLTAVVLGVAYVLRAIGDSSADGSTQWVSWLSPIGWSQQVRAYAGDRFVVLLIPVAFLVVLIGAATALIRRRDLGAGLVPPRPGPPRAAASLRSPLALAWRLHRGSFYAWGFAFLLLGLLVGNIASNVDGFVTSDSAKEMVQKLGGVEGITDAFLATEMGVMGLLASAFGIQAALRLRSEETALRAEPLLATGVTRSRWLGSHVLMALLGTAALILVAGLGSGISSGASLGNMGRQVPRMLGAAAVQLPAIWLVTALVVILFGFAPKLVTGGWVLYGVFLLIGQFGEIFNLPQWMINLSPYGHTPRLPGGDFSVTPVIWLTAIAAALTLAGFATFRRRDIG from the coding sequence CCGATCTGGATCGTCGTGTTCGTGATCTCGGCAGCCGGGTCGGCCAAGGCGTCGATCGACCTGTACTCCGACCAGAACGCGCTGGTCGAGGCCGCGCGTACGTCGAACGCCTCGCCGGCGCTGGTGTCGCTGTACGGGCGGATCTTCGACGAGTCCTCGCTCGGGGAGGTCTCGCTGTTCAAGCTGACTGCCTTCGGCGCCCTGCTGGTCGGATTGCTCGCCGGCATCCTCGTCGTACGGCACACCCGCACCGAGGAGGAGAGCGGCCGGCTGGAGCTGCTCAGCGCCGGAGTGCTCGGCCGGTACGCCGCTTTGACCGCAGCGCTGATCGTCTCCGCCGGGACTGTCATCGTGCTCGGTCTGGTGACCGCGCTCGCGTTGATGGGGAGCGGGCTGGACACGAAGGGCTCGTTCGCCTTCGGGCTGATGTGGGCCGGTGCCGGACTGGCGTTCGCGGGTGTGGGCGCTGTGACCGCGCAGATCACCGAGAGCGCCCGGGCCGCGAACGGACTGACCGCGGTCGTCCTCGGCGTCGCGTACGTACTGCGGGCGATCGGAGACTCGTCGGCCGACGGCAGTACCCAGTGGGTGTCGTGGCTGTCGCCGATCGGGTGGTCCCAGCAGGTCCGTGCGTACGCCGGTGACCGATTCGTCGTACTGCTGATTCCAGTGGCGTTCCTGGTTGTGCTGATCGGCGCGGCGACCGCACTGATCCGGCGGCGTGACCTCGGTGCCGGACTGGTTCCTCCGCGTCCCGGTCCGCCGCGGGCGGCCGCATCGCTGCGTTCGCCGCTCGCACTGGCCTGGCGGCTGCACCGGGGTTCGTTCTACGCCTGGGGGTTCGCGTTCCTGCTGCTCGGGTTGCTGGTCGGCAACATCGCCAGCAACGTCGACGGGTTCGTCACCAGCGACAGCGCCAAGGAGATGGTGCAGAAGCTCGGCGGCGTGGAGGGCATCACCGACGCGTTCCTGGCGACGGAGATGGGCGTCATGGGTCTGCTCGCGTCAGCGTTCGGTATCCAGGCGGCGCTCCGGCTTCGCTCCGAGGAGACTGCGCTGCGCGCCGAGCCGTTGCTGGCGACCGGGGTGACCCGATCGCGCTGGCTCGGCAGCCACGTGCTGATGGCGCTGCTCGGGACCGCCGCACTGATCCTGGTCGCAGGACTCGGCTCGGGCATCTCGAGTGGTGCGTCGCTCGGCAACATGGGCCGCCAGGTACCGCGGATGCTCGGTGCGGCCGCCGTACAACTCCCGGCGATCTGGCTGGTGACCGCGCTGGTCGTCATCCTGTTCGGCTTCGCGCCGAAGCTCGTCACCGGCGGCTGGGTTCTGTACGGCGTGTTCCTGCTGATCGGTCAGTTCGGCGAGATCTTCAACCTGCCGCAGTGGATGATCAACCTCAGCCCGTACGGCCACACCCCGCGGCTGCCCGGCGGCGACTTCTCCGTCACACCGGTGATCTGGCTGACCG